The Diorhabda sublineata isolate icDioSubl1.1 chromosome 6, icDioSubl1.1, whole genome shotgun sequence genome includes a window with the following:
- the LOC130445847 gene encoding uncharacterized protein LOC130445847 encodes MVKEDENLPDIKRKTLCKILYKLNFTWEKQSRKSVLIDNEEIICWKRQYLRDIRKYRQEGRQIYYLDETWLNEGHSVKKIWQDESIQTSRQAFIEGLSTGLKTPIGKGRRLIITHIGYNQGFVDNANYHLRLTENLPSTSWRKADIRNWLIVKDIPFEDDMLKKELLKVASDHKLQFKKFVIDEIAKIRGITMLRLPPYHCDRVNMGPNERLCS; translated from the coding sequence ATGGTGAAGGAGGACGAGAATTTGCCTGACATAAAGCGAAAAACTTTGTGCAAAATATTATACAAGCTAAATTTTACTTGGGAGAAACAAAGTCGCAAATCAGTGCTAATCGACAACGAAGAAATAATATGTTGGAAACGCCAGTATTTACGAGATATCCGAAAATACAGACAGGAAGGAAGACAAATCTATTATCTAGATGAGACATGGCTCAATGAAGGACattcagtaaaaaaaatatggcaGGACGAAAGTATTCAAACCAGCCGTCAAGCTTTCATAGAAGGTTTATCTACTGGACTGAAAACTCCTATCGGTAAAGGTCGCCGACTAATAATAACGCATATTGGATACAATCAAGGGTTCGTTGACAATGCCAATTATCATTTGCGATTAACAGAAAATCTTCCATCTACCTCTTGGAGAAAAGCTGATATTAGAAACTGGTTGATCGTAAAAGATATACCATTTGAAGATGATATGCTGAAAAAAGAACTTTTAAAGGTTGCTTCAGATCACAAGCTAcaatttaaaaagtttgttaTTGATGAAATAGCCAAGATTCGTGGGATAACAATGCTTCGTTTGCCGCCATACCATTGTGATAGAGTTAATATGGGCCCAAATGAAAGGTTATGTAGCTAG